The following DNA comes from Microbacterium foliorum.
ATCGTCGGATCGGTGAGACGGAACGCGGCCGAGAACACCTCTCCTCCGCTGAAGATCCCCGCTTCACGGGCGACCAGGTCGGCGGTGGCGGTGGCATCCGAGGGCAGCAGCGTGGTGCTGGTGAGGTCGCCCCAGGGAGCGTCCTCCTCGAGCGCTGCGCCGACGACGCGGGTGATGTGGGCGGGGGTGAGCATCAGACGGTCTCCAGGAGAGGTGCGGTGACGGGGTCGCGGAAGTGCGCACCGATCGAGTCGGTGCGGGCGAGAGCTGCGGATGCCGTCGCCTCGCCGAGCAGGAGCAGGTTCGCGTCCTCGCGCTCGGCGACGGTCGTGGGGTCGGGGGCGGCGGCGAGCCAGCGACGCACCGTGATCACGGCATGCCGGAGACCGTCTTCCGAGCGCAGCAGGCCCACGTGGTCCCACATCAAGCGCTGGAGTGCTGCGCGATCGAACGCGGTGCCGTCGGCGTCCACGTCGTCCGAGCCCCGGCCATCGTCGCGCATCGCGTCGTTCACAGGCTCGACACGGGTGTCCGTCTGGGGATGCTGCCAGGGTGCATCGAGCGCCGCTGCCGCTCGTGCGCTGAAGACGGCGCCTTCGAGCAGGGAGTTCGAGGCGAGGCGATTCGCTCCGTGCACGCCCGTCCGCGCGACCTCGCCCACCGCGAACAGGCCATGGATGGACGTGCGGCCGTCGAGGTCGGTGACGACGCCGCCCATAAGGTAGTGCGCGGCCGGTGTCACGGGAATCGGCTCGGACGCCCAGTCGAAACCCCGTTCACGCGTGACCCGATCGATGGTCGGGAACCGATCTGCGAGCCGGGGTCCGCCGATCATCGTCGCGTCGAGATGCACGGGGGAGCCTTGCCGGGCGGTCTGTCGGGCGATCGCCCGGGCGACGACATCGCGCGGGGCGAGTTCGCCGTCGGGGTGGGTGTCGAAGACGAATCGCCGACCGGCCGCGTCGATCAGGGTCGCCCCTTCGCCGCGCACGGCTTCGGAGACGAGGAACGCGGGGCCCTCGGCCAGGATCGTCGGATGGAACTGCACGAACTCGAGGTCCGCGACCGCGGCGCCGATGCGCAGTGCGGCGGCGATGCCGTCTCCTGTGGCGCCCAGGGGGTTCGTGGTGTGCGCGAAGAGGTGACCGGCGCCGCCCGTCGCGAGGATCACTGCATCGGCTGAGAGGTCGGAAGTCACGCCGTCGACCACGACGCGGATGCCACGCGCGGTGCCGTCGTCGACGATCACGTCTGCGAGGAAGGCGCCTTCGACGACGGTGATCTCGGCGCTGCGGACAGCGGCCACCAGCGCCTCGGCGATCGCCGCTCCGGTGGCATCCCCGCCGGCATGGACGATGCGGGCGTGACGGTGAGCAGCCTCGCGTCCGAGCAGGAGCTCGCCGTCCGGCGACCGGTCGAATGCGACGCCTCGGGCGATCAGCTCGGCGATCCGTGCCGCGCCGTCTCGCACGAGAACCTCGACGGCGGCCGCATCCGAGAGCCCTGCCCCCGCATCGATCGTGTCGGCCGCGTGCTGCGCCGCCGAGTCGCCTGCGCCGTAGATCCCGGCGACGCCACCCTGCGCGTACCCCGTGCAGCCGTCGCCGATCGCGCCCTTCGTCACGACGGTGACCGAGTGCCCGGCCTCTCGCGCGTGCAGCGCTGCGGTCAGTCCGGCGATCCCCGATCCGACGACGATGACGTTCATCGTGCGCTCGCCACCACGGGCGGCTTCGCCGCCAGCATCCGCTCGAGAGCGATGCGAGCGGGATCGGCCACATCGGCCGTCACCGTGATCCGGTTCGGGGTGCGACCCGCGACGAGCTCTTCCAGCACCCAGGCGAGGTACCCGGGGTGGATGCGATACATCGTCGAGCAGGGGCACACCACCGGGTCGAGGCAGAAGATCTCGTGCTGCGGGAACTGCGCCGCGAGGCGGCGGACGAGGTTGATCTCGGTGCCGATCGCGAACGTCGTCGGGGTGGTCGCCGCGGCGATCGCTCGGCGGATGTAATCGGTCGAACCCGCCTCATCAGCCGCGTCGACGACGGCCATGGGGCTCTCCGGGTGCACGATCACCCGGACGCCGGGGTGCTCCGCCCGCGCCTGGTCGATCTGGTCTACGGTGAACCGGCGGTGCACCGAACAGAACCCGTGCCACAGGATCACCCGGGAGTCGACGAGCTCCGCCGCGGAAGAGCCGCCGAGCGCCTTGCGAGGGTTCCACATCGGCATCTGCTCGAGAGGCACGCCCATCGCCTTCGCGGTGTTGCGTCCGAGGTGCTGGTCGGGGAAGAACAGAACTCGTCGCCCGCGCTCGAAGGCCCACTCGAGCACGGTCTGCGCGTTCGACGAGGTGCAGACGATCCCGCCGTGTCGGCCGACGAAGCCCTTGATCGCGGCGGAGGAGTTCATGTACGTGACGGGGATCACCGGCACTCGACCGTCCTCGTCCTCCGCGTCGAGGTCGCCGAGCACGTCGGCGAGCTGTTCCCAGCAGTCCTCGACCTGATCGATGTCGGCCATATCGGCCATCGAGCACCCGGCCGCGAGGTTCGGCAGGATCACCGCCTGATCGGGGCCGGAGAGCAGGTCGGCCGTCTCGGCCATGAAGTGCACGCCGCAGAACACGATGGCCTCGGCATCGGGGCGCTCCTTCGCGGCGGTCGCGAGCTGGAACGAGTCGCCCACATAGTCGGCGTGCCGCACCACCTCTTCGCGCTGGTAGAAGTGTCCGAGGACGACGGCACGGTCGCCGAGCGTCGCCTTCGCCGCGCGGATGCGCTCGTCGAGGTCGTCCTCGCTCGCCTCGCGGTACTCGGCAGGGAGCTCTCCCTGACGCGGTGCCCCGGTCGGGATGACGTCACCCATAGACGAACCAGGGCCATAGCCCGGGCGGGAGTCGAAGTCCCAGGGCCCGACGGCGAGATCGGTCGTGCATGTCGCATCTGTCGATGCGCCCGACACGATCGACTGGATCGCGTGGTCGACGGAGGCGTCGATCGGCTGGACGACCGGCGTCGGAACGAAGGTGATGCTCATCGGGTGCTCGTCTCCTCAGGGCCGAGAGGGCCGCGATCGGCCAGCTCGACATCGGTGTTGTAGCGGTACAGGCGGGCGGGGCGGTGACTGCCGGTGCGGAACCGGTCGGTCGGGAGCAGGTTGCCGGCGGACTCGACCTGACGGCGGAAGTTAGCCGGATCCAGGTGCTTTCCGAGGATCGCCTCGTATGCCTCGCGGAGGTCGGCCAGGGTGAACTCCGCAGGGAGGAACCCGTGGGCGACGCGGCTGTAGCCGACCTTGCTGCGCAGACGCCAGAGCGCGTAGTCGACGATCTTTCGGTGATCGAAGGCGAGCGGCGGCAGGTCGCCGAGATCGAACCAGCGCACGTTCTCGGGAGCGAGACCGGATGCTCGATGCGCGGCGCTCTGCGCGTCGACGTCGTCCTGACGCAGCAGCGCCCAGTAGACGATCGAGACCACACGAGTGGGGGAGCGGTCGACGGCTCCGAAGGCGTAGAGCTGCTCGAGGTAGCTGGGCGTGAGCCCCGTCGTTTCGGCGAGCGTGCGGGCGGCGGCGTCGACCGGTGATTCGGTCGGAGTCAGCCATCCGCCGGGCAGAGCCCACTGGTCGGCGAACGGCTCTCGGGTGCGCAGCACCAGCGGCAACGCGAGCACCGCAGCGCCGTCCTCGGTGCGACGCAGCGTGAGGATCACGGTCGACACGGCGACATCGATGCCTCTGGTTTGAGTCATGGGTACCTTATCCTCCGAGATCGATCTTAGTGTCATCGCGACCATTAGTGCGCGCATGTGACGATGCGGCACACCTGAAGCCGAAACGTTATATACCAGCGTTCCGGAGTCTTGTTGCCCTGTTGGCTATTTGTTAGGTTACTGTCCTAACAAATCCCTTTCGGGGGATCTGTCGCGAGTCCCACTCGGGGCTCGGCTCCATCCGGAGATCCCTCCTGCAGTGCAGCACCGAGAGGAAATACAGAATGATCCGTAACGGAAGGCGCAAGATAGCGCTCACCGCTGTGGCGGGGGCATCCGTCCTCGCCCTGGGTTTGACGGCCTGTGGCGCAGGCGGCGGCGACGAGGGGAGCGGCGGCGACAGCGACCGGGCTCTTCGCGTGTGGGCCGGCAGCCAGACCCCCATCACCGCGAACTACAACCCGTTCGCCCCGACCGTGCTCCATGGTGCGCTCGGGCCGATCTTCGAGCCGCTGTTCTTCTTCAACAAGACGGCCGACGCCGAACCGGTCGGCCTGATCGGCGACTCGTTCGAGTACAACGAGGACGGCACGGCGATCACGATCACCATCAAGCCCGACCTCAAGTGGAGCGACGGAGAGCCGCTCACCGCGGCCGACGTCGCATTCTCCTTCTCGTACGAGGCCAATAACCCCGAGGGCAACGGCCTGGTCTCCGCCGAGGCGACCGATGACACCACGGTCGTGCTCACCTACACGACCGCGCAGTACACGACCGAGTTCCAGCGTCTGGGATCGACCTACATCCTTCCCGAGCACGTCTGGTCGGAGGTCGCCGACTTCGCGAACTTCGCCAACGAGGAGCCTGTCGGTTCCGGCGCCTACGTCGTCGACAAGACGACGAGCGAGTCCTACACGCTCGTCGCCAACGAGAACTTCCGCGACGCCGACGAGCTCGGAGTCAAGAAGGTCCAGTACATCGCGGTCGACAACAACCAGACCGCTCAGGACCTGCTCGCCGCGGGCAAGCTCGACTGGACGGGCATGTTCATCCCGAACCCCGACGACGTCACGGGCAACGGCGCGATCGACTGGATCAACACCCCGCAGGACCCGACGGTGCTCTACACCTGCTCGAACGCCGAGCTCGGCTGCACCGGTCCCCAGACGGATGTCGCGGTTCGCCAGGCGCTCAACGTCGCCATCGACCGTGCGGCGATCAAGGACAAGGCGTTCGTCGGTCTGACCGGAGACATCTCGCCCACCTTCGCTCTGCTTCCGCGTGATGAGAAGTGGGTCGCGGACTCCGCCAACGAGGTCAGCCCCCAGGAGGCCGACGCCGCGGAGGCGGGCGAGATCCTCGAGGCTGCCGGCTACACGAAGGACGGCGACTACTACGCGAAGGACGGCGTGCCGCTCGAGCTCAGCCTGATCTCGGTTGACGGCTGGACCGACTACAACGACGCCGCGAAGCTGATCGCCGAGCAGGCAGAGGCGGCCGGCATCAAGGTCACGGCATCCACGGTGCAGTGGCAGGAGTTCTCAGACGCCCGCCAGGGCGGCGACTTCCAGCTGATCGTCGGCGGTGTCATCGGCACGTCTGTGGCCGACCCGTTCCAGATCTACCGCGACTGGTTCGGCGGCACGGCGGTGGAGTCCACCAGCCCGGTCGGCGCCGAGGTGCCTGCCGGCCGCTGGAACTTCAGCCGGTACAGCAACCCCGTGGTCGACACCGCAATCCAGTCCGCTGTCAGCACGAACGACGAGACCGAGAAGAAGGAGCTGTACGCCACGATCCAGACCGAGATCGTGCGCGACCTGCCCTACATCCCGCTCGTGATCAACGCGACGCAGACCTTCTACAACACGAAGGACTTCACGGGCTGGCCGACGGAGGAGGACCTCTACGCCTTCCCGCCGTCCTGGGGAGCGATCGCGGCGGGCTACGTCCTGACGCAGCTCGAGCCGGTCAAGTAACGCAATGGGGTCGGGGGAGCAGGAAGCAAGGTCAGTGACATGAAGTTCTATGCACGAAGAATCGGGTTCTACGCGTTCACGCTGTGGGCTGCGATCTCACTCAACTTCCTGCTTCCCCGGCTCATGCCGGGGAACCCGGCGGACATCATGATCGCCAAGATGCAGCGTGCGGGCGGCGAGGTCTCCGAGACCACGATCCGCAACATCAAGCTGCTTCTCGGCGGCGATGACTCGTCCCTCTGGGAGCAGTACATCGCGTACTGGGGGCGGATGCTCCAGGGCGACCTGGGCATCTCCGTCACCAAGTTCCCCGCGCCGGTGAGCGAGCTGATCGGCCAGGCGCTGCCCTGGACGCTCATCCTCGTCGGCACGGTCACGGTGATCTCCTTCATCCTCGGCGTCGCGCTCGGTGCCTGGGCGGGGTGGAAGCGCGGTACCTGGGTCGACCACCTGATCCCGGCGACCACCGTGCTGCAGTCGATCCCGTACTTCTGGATGGCGCTGCTCCTCGTCTCGGTGTTCGCTGTCGGACTCGGCTGGTTCCCGATCTTCGGCGGCTATGACGTCTTCGAGTTCCCCGACGGCCCCGAACCGACCTGGGCGTTCTTCACGAATGCCCTCTCACACGCACTCCTACCCGCCATCACCATCGTCATCTCGTCGGTCGGCGGCTGGATGTTCGGAATGCGCAACATGATGGTGCAGACCATGGCCGAGGACTACGTGCTCACGGCCGAGGCGAAGGGACTCCGTCCGCGCCGCATCATGACCACCTATGCCGCCCGCAACGCCGCGATCCCCTCGATCGCGGGCTTCTCGATCACTCTCGGCTTCGTCGTGGCCGGATCGATCGTCATGGAGCAGGTGTTCACCTACCCGGGCATCGGCAAGCTGATGTTCCAGGCGGTCACGAACAACGACTACGCGCTGATGCAGGGGCTCTTCCTCGTCATCACCATCACGGTGCTCGCCGCCAACTTCATCATGGACCTCGTCTATGGCTTCATCGACCCGAGGGCTCGCCAGAATGTCTGACACCGAGAACGCAGTGCTGATCACGAAGGATCAGCCCACGACCCAGCCCGCGAGCACCATCTCGCTGGCGACCCAGCGGGGGCGCAAGCGCCGCCGGGTGCTCCCGATCACCTCGCCGAAGTTCGTCGTCGGCGCTGTCATCGTCCTGTCGATCGTGCTCTTCGCGATCATCGCGCCGATCTTCTCGCAGAATCCGCGGAGTACCGACAACCCGGCCCTGCTCCCTCCGTCGCCGGAGCACTGGCTCGGCACCACCAAGCTCGGCAACGACATGTTCGCCCAACTCGCGATCGGCGCTCAGGGTTCACTGCTGGTCGGCGTCGTCGCCGGCGGCATCGCGATCATCCTGTCCCTCCTCTTCGGGGTTCTCGCCGGATACCTCGGCGGATGGCGGGAGGATGCGCTCGCACTGCTGACCAACGTCATGATCGTGATTCCCGGACTGCCGCTGGTCATGGTGATCGCGTCGTTCGTCCCGGAGCGCAACTGGCAGCTCGTCGCCTTCGTGCTCGGAATCACGTCCTGGGCCGGCGCCGCCTATGTGCTGCGTCTGCAGACTCGATCGCTGCGCACCCGTGACTACGTCTACGCGTCGAAGGTCGCGGGGGAGAGGTCCTTCCGGGTCATCCTCGTCGAGATCATGCCGAACCTGCTGCCGCTGCTCACCGCGCAGTTCCTGTTCGCGATCATCTTCGCGATCCTCGGCGAGGCCGGTCTCTCGTACCTCGGTCTCGGCCCCACCTCATCGATCACCTGGGGGACCATCCTCAACGATGCGCAGTCGGGCCAGGCTCTCGGCCGAGGCGCGTGGTGGTGGTTCGTACCGCCGGGAGTGATGATCGCCCTGCTCGGTGCGGGACTCGCTCTCATCAACTTCGCGATCGACGAGGTCATCAACCCCAAGCTCCGCAACGCGCCGGATGCGGCTCGCCGTGTGCGCAAGGCGGCCAAGATGAAGGGACTCGCCGCATGAGCGCTCCGGACGCGGTTCTGACCGCACGCAACGTGTCGATCGAGTACGAGGTCGACCCGCCCGTCAAGGCGGTTCGCGATGTCTCGCTCACGCTCAACCGAGGAGAGATCCTGGGACTGGCCGGCGAATCGGGCTGCGGCAAGACGACGCTCGCCTACGGCATGAACCGGCTGCTCAAGGCGCCGGCGCTCATGACCGGCGGCGAGATCGTGTTCCACGATCGCGATGGCCACGACATCGACATCGTCGCCCTCGACGGAGACGGGCTGCGGGCGTTCCGCTGGGACAAGATCTCGATGGTGTTCCAGGGCGCGATGAACTCGCTCAACCCGGTGATCAGCGTCCGTGCGCAGATCTTCGACATCTTCGACACCCACCGACCGGGCATGTCCAAGAAGGACAAGCAGGCGAGGGCCGAAGAGCTCCTGACTCTCGTCGGCGTCGACCCGTCACGGCTCACGAGCTTCCCTCACGAGCTCTCGGGCGGCATGCGTCAGCGCATGATGATCGCGATGGCGCTGGCTCTGGATCCGCAGGTGATGATCATGGACGAGCCGACCACGGCGCTCGACGTCGTGGTGCAGCGCGGCATCATCCGCGAGATCATGCGGCTACGCGAGCGTCTCGGCTTCGCCGTCATCTTCATCACCCATGATCTGCCGATGCTGATCGAGATCAGCGACCGCATCGCCGTGATGCTGCAGGGGCAGATCGTCGAAGAGGGCACGGCCGAGGAGATCTACCGCACGCCGCAGCACGAGTACACCAAGAAGCTGCTGTCGAGCTTCCCGAGTCTGACCGGTGAGCGCGGCGACTTCGTCCGCACCGGCAACCAGCCCAGCCAGGAGGAGATCCGATGAGCGCTCACACCCTCGAGGCCCGCAACCTGGTGAAGGACTTCACTCTGCGATCAGGGCTGAAGACGTCGGTCCTGCACGCGGTCAAGGATGTGTCCTTCACCATCGAGGCGGGCAAGACGGTCGCCCTCGTCGGGGAGTCGGGCTCGGGCAAGTCGACGATCGCTCGGATGCTGATGAAGCTCGAGACGCCGACGAGCGGTCAGATC
Coding sequences within:
- a CDS encoding NUDIX hydrolase — translated: MTQTRGIDVAVSTVILTLRRTEDGAAVLALPLVLRTREPFADQWALPGGWLTPTESPVDAAARTLAETTGLTPSYLEQLYAFGAVDRSPTRVVSIVYWALLRQDDVDAQSAAHRASGLAPENVRWFDLGDLPPLAFDHRKIVDYALWRLRSKVGYSRVAHGFLPAEFTLADLREAYEAILGKHLDPANFRRQVESAGNLLPTDRFRTGSHRPARLYRYNTDVELADRGPLGPEETSTR
- the nadA gene encoding quinolinate synthase NadA, with product MSITFVPTPVVQPIDASVDHAIQSIVSGASTDATCTTDLAVGPWDFDSRPGYGPGSSMGDVIPTGAPRQGELPAEYREASEDDLDERIRAAKATLGDRAVVLGHFYQREEVVRHADYVGDSFQLATAAKERPDAEAIVFCGVHFMAETADLLSGPDQAVILPNLAAGCSMADMADIDQVEDCWEQLADVLGDLDAEDEDGRVPVIPVTYMNSSAAIKGFVGRHGGIVCTSSNAQTVLEWAFERGRRVLFFPDQHLGRNTAKAMGVPLEQMPMWNPRKALGGSSAAELVDSRVILWHGFCSVHRRFTVDQIDQARAEHPGVRVIVHPESPMAVVDAADEAGSTDYIRRAIAAATTPTTFAIGTEINLVRRLAAQFPQHEIFCLDPVVCPCSTMYRIHPGYLAWVLEELVAGRTPNRITVTADVADPARIALERMLAAKPPVVASAR
- a CDS encoding ABC transporter permease produces the protein MSDTENAVLITKDQPTTQPASTISLATQRGRKRRRVLPITSPKFVVGAVIVLSIVLFAIIAPIFSQNPRSTDNPALLPPSPEHWLGTTKLGNDMFAQLAIGAQGSLLVGVVAGGIAIILSLLFGVLAGYLGGWREDALALLTNVMIVIPGLPLVMVIASFVPERNWQLVAFVLGITSWAGAAYVLRLQTRSLRTRDYVYASKVAGERSFRVILVEIMPNLLPLLTAQFLFAIIFAILGEAGLSYLGLGPTSSITWGTILNDAQSGQALGRGAWWWFVPPGVMIALLGAGLALINFAIDEVINPKLRNAPDAARRVRKAAKMKGLAA
- the nadB gene encoding L-aspartate oxidase, with product MNVIVVGSGIAGLTAALHAREAGHSVTVVTKGAIGDGCTGYAQGGVAGIYGAGDSAAQHAADTIDAGAGLSDAAAVEVLVRDGAARIAELIARGVAFDRSPDGELLLGREAAHRHARIVHAGGDATGAAIAEALVAAVRSAEITVVEGAFLADVIVDDGTARGIRVVVDGVTSDLSADAVILATGGAGHLFAHTTNPLGATGDGIAAALRIGAAVADLEFVQFHPTILAEGPAFLVSEAVRGEGATLIDAAGRRFVFDTHPDGELAPRDVVARAIARQTARQGSPVHLDATMIGGPRLADRFPTIDRVTRERGFDWASEPIPVTPAAHYLMGGVVTDLDGRTSIHGLFAVGEVARTGVHGANRLASNSLLEGAVFSARAAAALDAPWQHPQTDTRVEPVNDAMRDDGRGSDDVDADGTAFDRAALQRLMWDHVGLLRSEDGLRHAVITVRRWLAAAPDPTTVAEREDANLLLLGEATASAALARTDSIGAHFRDPVTAPLLETV
- a CDS encoding ABC transporter substrate-binding protein, whose translation is MIRNGRRKIALTAVAGASVLALGLTACGAGGGDEGSGGDSDRALRVWAGSQTPITANYNPFAPTVLHGALGPIFEPLFFFNKTADAEPVGLIGDSFEYNEDGTAITITIKPDLKWSDGEPLTAADVAFSFSYEANNPEGNGLVSAEATDDTTVVLTYTTAQYTTEFQRLGSTYILPEHVWSEVADFANFANEEPVGSGAYVVDKTTSESYTLVANENFRDADELGVKKVQYIAVDNNQTAQDLLAAGKLDWTGMFIPNPDDVTGNGAIDWINTPQDPTVLYTCSNAELGCTGPQTDVAVRQALNVAIDRAAIKDKAFVGLTGDISPTFALLPRDEKWVADSANEVSPQEADAAEAGEILEAAGYTKDGDYYAKDGVPLELSLISVDGWTDYNDAAKLIAEQAEAAGIKVTASTVQWQEFSDARQGGDFQLIVGGVIGTSVADPFQIYRDWFGGTAVESTSPVGAEVPAGRWNFSRYSNPVVDTAIQSAVSTNDETEKKELYATIQTEIVRDLPYIPLVINATQTFYNTKDFTGWPTEEDLYAFPPSWGAIAAGYVLTQLEPVK
- a CDS encoding ABC transporter ATP-binding protein, yielding MSAPDAVLTARNVSIEYEVDPPVKAVRDVSLTLNRGEILGLAGESGCGKTTLAYGMNRLLKAPALMTGGEIVFHDRDGHDIDIVALDGDGLRAFRWDKISMVFQGAMNSLNPVISVRAQIFDIFDTHRPGMSKKDKQARAEELLTLVGVDPSRLTSFPHELSGGMRQRMMIAMALALDPQVMIMDEPTTALDVVVQRGIIREIMRLRERLGFAVIFITHDLPMLIEISDRIAVMLQGQIVEEGTAEEIYRTPQHEYTKKLLSSFPSLTGERGDFVRTGNQPSQEEIR
- a CDS encoding ABC transporter permease, which encodes MKFYARRIGFYAFTLWAAISLNFLLPRLMPGNPADIMIAKMQRAGGEVSETTIRNIKLLLGGDDSSLWEQYIAYWGRMLQGDLGISVTKFPAPVSELIGQALPWTLILVGTVTVISFILGVALGAWAGWKRGTWVDHLIPATTVLQSIPYFWMALLLVSVFAVGLGWFPIFGGYDVFEFPDGPEPTWAFFTNALSHALLPAITIVISSVGGWMFGMRNMMVQTMAEDYVLTAEAKGLRPRRIMTTYAARNAAIPSIAGFSITLGFVVAGSIVMEQVFTYPGIGKLMFQAVTNNDYALMQGLFLVITITVLAANFIMDLVYGFIDPRARQNV